The genomic DNA AGATTCTCGACGTGCTTCGAGCTACATGGCGCACGACGTCCGTCCCGAAGCGCAGCGGCGCGGTCGAGTTGCGCAACATCCGCCTCACGTCGCGCATgatcgaggccgtcaaggtcgacgaAGTGGGCATCGATATCTCCACGgacgtcgcccacgccgagccgaccagcagcagcagcccaccCAGCCCCGCGTACGTGGACGAGTTCATGCAGGTCAAGGTGCACGTCACGAACCGGACGGCGAAGCCAATCTTCCCCCTCGTCCGGCTGATGCCCGCGCTCTGCCACCGGCCCGTCAACGTCGCGCTGGACCACACGCGCAAGTTTGCCTGGAACGGCaccctgcagcagcagctcccccTCCTGCGCGGCAACTCGAGCGTCGACTTTACCATTGGTGTCACGCCCCTCTGCAGGGGCGAGttcgagctcgccgcgtcCGTCGAGGAGATGCGCGTGtgggaagacgacgacggcgcgggcggcggcggcggcggcggcggcggcactggcAGTGgcggtcgccgcccgcgctcgGATACCCAGCGGATGAtggacgcggcgctgggcggcaagCAGCGGCGCATGTGGCACTCGCGAAGGCCGTGCGTGCTCATGGTGCGGGACCGGGAAGACATAGAAGAGGGAGCAAGGGAAGCGTAGTAGATGGGTTGACTGGCTGGGTGGCTGGGTGGCTGTCTGGGCTGTTGGTCTGTCCGTGGCGGGTGgcggggcggccgtcgtctggATGTTCTTGTATATACGAGGCAGGCGCATGGTTTACGGCGGCGGATTTGACGTGAGCGCGCATACATGCATGTACAAGGAGTTGGCTGCATGGGGGGAAGCATGAGCAGCgcactgactgactgacggacTAGCTAGCTATGCAATGTTGATGACGGACGGGAAGACGAGGCTGCCCCGACGGTGTGCTATGCTATAGTGAGACTCTGCTCATGGCGTGATGTATTGGAACTATGCTCTATGTAAGAAGGGTATCATGGAGTAGAACGAGTTATCCAACTTTGCTCCGCAGCCTGGAGGTGTATCCCAACCGTGTCTTGTGCCATCCATTACGTGGGCCTAGTAAACTCAAGGGCCTCCTCGGGCACGATCATCTCGCCCACGGAATAGCGCCTGCCAACACCACCAAGATCCTGGATTCCGACCTGCTACCTGGCCCGCTGCCAGACCATGCTGCCCCTTCTTTTCATCCTTTGTGAAGGGTCGGACGTACCGGGCTGCCCCCCACCTGCGGTTGCCGACTAGGTGTGTCTGGGCTGTCTCTTTGCGGACGTCATGGAAATCCGGTCTCAAACAACGTGTGCCGACGGTCGGAGGTCCTCGGCCCCCATCGTGCAGTACTATTTCTCGGCTCCCTGTTACCCTTATCCCGTTGACGGCTCAGCGATCGGGGACGACTCCCGCCGCTTGCCAACCCGGGCCTCTTCCTTGAGTTCGCTGTCAAAAATGTCGACAGCCAGGCTCGCGTCGACGAAATCCTCCATCTCTTCCGTGACCGtcttgagcttctccttAACGGCGATCGCGCCGTCCAAGCCCACGATATGGCGCGAGGGCGGGTTCTCGTGGCCGCCAATGGCCGTGAGTGCGTGCACCGTCTCGGTGACGAGCTTATCAGCTGCGCCGGGCGGTAGGCGCGGGTATCGATGGAAGATCTCGCCGCGACCGGGCTCGGGTTCGAGAGACATGCTGTCGGGGGTAGACGGGGTAGCCTCGGACTCGGCAACGTCGGGGGGGTCGGGCACGGCCGTCTCGGGGTCCGTGTTGAGGACGTTGATGAGCATGTCGCGGATGCTCGGGGCGTTGTTGAAAATGTCAACGTAGGCAGAGATCTGGGGCGCGAACGTGAGGCGGTTGGTGAGCGACTGGACCTCCTTATTTGGCTGAACGATGGTGACCTTGATGTTGAAGGGGGCGATCTCATAGGCCAGCGAGTCGCAGAAGCCCTCGAGGGCCCACGTTGCGGCCGTGTACATGGACATGCCCGGGGTGCCGATGtggccgccggtgctggtAAGAATCATAATGTGGCCAGTGTGCTGGCGCTTCAGGACCGGCAGGGTGGCCTTGATGAAGTTGACCTGTGAGAAAAACAGAGCCTCGAACTGGTCCCTCACGAGGTTCTGGGTGACGGGCGTGGTAGAAAGTTCCTCGACGGTTGCGACAACGGCTGCAAGTGGCACTCAGCATCATGATTCTAATTTGGGGTCGGGGAACATGAGTGGCAAGTGAATGGGGGCATCGCGAGTTACCTTCTGACCTGCAGCATAGGAGAATATCAATCCTGCCAAAGACatggacggcctcggcgacggcagcgccgcagGAGCTCATGCGACCATCGCAGCGTATGCCGCGGATGCGGTCCTTCCAGCCCTCGCGGTCCTTGCGGACGCTCTTACACTCGTTGATGAGATCGCGGAATTCTGCACTGCGTTCGTCGTGCTCGATCTCGTGGGGCGGTAGACAGGCGACAACGCAGTCGCCGTGGGACAGCAGCTGACGGATGAGGCGCACGGCCAGAGGCGAGAGGGCGGCCGTCAGCAGCCATGTGCGAGGCGAGTTGTGTGTGGCTTTGGGTTGCGTGGAGGTGTCAGCGGCTTCCGACATGACGAGAGGCGGAGGCGATGGGGGTGGTGAGGAAGACGATGGTGGTTATGGGAGGACACGGGGCAATTCAGTCTGACCAGCACAGCGCTGTCATTGCATGCATGGAGAGAGTGACCGTGTCGCGAGCTGAAACTTCAGGCGGACGCGCCGATGGTCGAAGGGTAAAGGGGGTTTCCAAGGGCGCTGGGATAGGACAGTTGGCTGGCGGAGCGATTGAGACGACGTGGTGCAGCGCGATGGAGGGGAAAAGCGCGCCAGCCGGGATCGCGAGAGCAGGCGGAGAAGCGTGGGAAGTTTGGCTACCACGCGCGACGCCCAACAGTCGACGTCTCCACAGACAAACAAACGGCCGGTCTCATCTCACCATGACACACAGCAGGACGGAGCGTGGCATCACGGCGCGACCGACGGCGGAGGCAATTGGACGGAGGGGAGGCGCAGAGACGAGGTGGACTCATGATGGACTTACGGAATgaggggggcggcagcaCTTGAGACTGacgtggtggaggtggtggtggtggtggtggcggcgggtgcggcgtTGTTGCCGACGATGTTGCCGACGTTgtagcaccagcagcagccgcggcgcccagtCGAGGAGCGCCCTGGGCATGGTGGaggtggttgtggtggtagtggtggtggtggtggtggtgctgctgctgtctctGAGGGTAGTATTGCTGATGCGGCGGTagacgctgctggtgctggagctggtgctggtgctggagctggtggGCTTGGTcatggtggttgtggtggtggtgcggtTCGGGGTGTGGTTCGCGGTGCTGTAGGTGTGGCTGCGAGTGGTGCTGTCCGTatggcgacggtggcagCGGTACGagttgccgctgctgaggCTGGTACTGGAGGTGCCCACggaggaggtgctgctggtgctggtgctgctgatggtggtggagctgctgttgctggtgctgctgttgctggtgctggtgctgctggtgctgctggcgctgctgttgctggtgctggtgctgcaaCTGCAGGTACTCTTGGTGGTGTAGCGACTGCAAGGGCGGTTGCAAAGGCGActgttgcggcggcggcggcggctgctgctgcccatgATGATACGGTGCGTCTGAGCCTCTCCCAGAACCGCTCGAGGCCATGCGTGCTTGTGCCGTCCGCCACGCCGCATCTGGCTCGCCGTTCCCAAGGACGGACCAGAGTCGAGCACACCGTTTGGAAAACGTACAGTATAGATGTGGGTggcaaggagacggaggggGTGGGAGGAAATTCGAGAGGGAAcccaacagcagcaagcacCTCGAGCAGGTGCCGGGTCTGGTACGGGTTAAAAAGCAGGCACTTGTATaacaaccaccacccaacAGATGGCCAAAGCCTCTCGTGACGAAGAGGCAGACGGGGGGTTCGGAAGCACCTGTGTAATGAATGACTTAGTTATGAGGAGctgtgcgcgcgcacgacaTGCTCTGTTGGGGAGCTTGGTACTAACGCAGGTGACGAGACCGACTAACAAGATTTCGTGCGTCGAAAGGCCCCCCCGGATCAGCCAGAGCACGGTcccgaggcgccgccgccgctgccctctGGCCTCGCTCTCCGTCTTCGTTTGTGGTATGTGCGCGCGTGGCTACAACAACCGTTGGCCAGGGGCGTCGGGTAGCCGAACAAGGCGTCCCGGTTTCTCGATCACCCTCGCAGGTATAAGTTGTTCGCACGAGATGGCGTTGTGGGCGAGGTCGGAGGAAAATAAATCATCATATATACCTCTGTATTACTTGGCTGGACCTTAACTAACTTTGCTGCTAGCAGGTGCATGCGTCCAGCATGTTGTATGATGGTTCATTTATAATTAGCACCTACTGCTTGTGTCTTTTTGCTGTGCGGTGCTGTGCGGTGCTGCACGATTTGATCAGGCAGGCACGACCTCGGTCGAGGCCATCCATGCCTTCCTCACCTTGTCTTCCAGGGAacggccggcgacggcttgCAGAGCAGGTCACTTgggtaggtacgtaccagCTTTCCATTGCCGCGATGCAACACCACCagacgccccccccccctctccaTCCCGTAATGACCGtcaccctcctccttgccctacccatgccctgcctggc from Purpureocillium takamizusanense chromosome 4, complete sequence includes the following:
- a CDS encoding uncharacterized protein (EggNog:ENOG503NTX2~COG:Q), giving the protein MSEAADTSTQPKATHNSPRTWLLTAALSPLAVRLIRQLLSHGDCVVACLPPHEIEHDERSAEFRDLINECKSVRKDREGWKDRIRGIRCDGRMSSCGAAVAEAVHVFGRIDILLCCRSEAVVATVEELSTTPVTQNLVRDQFEALFFSQVNFIKATLPVLKRQHTGHIMILTSTGGHIGTPGMSMYTAATWALEGFCDSLAYEIAPFNIKVTIVQPNKEVQSLTNRLTFAPQISAYVDIFNNAPSIRDMLINVLNTDPETAVPDPPDVAESEATPSTPDSMSLEPEPGRGEIFHRYPRLPPGAADKLVTETVHALTAIGGHENPPSRHIVGLDGAIAVKEKLKTVTEEMEDFVDASLAVDIFDSELKEEARVGKRRESSPIAEPSTG